A stretch of Lactiplantibacillus brownii DNA encodes these proteins:
- a CDS encoding capsid protein produces the protein MATVNYADAYQQAIQQAFYDGHLFSAPLWNSPSNGAIKFDGAKHIKVPRLTIDEGRRDRSRRMITQPSANYSNDWDSYELKNERYWSTLVDPSDVDESNMVISIANITKQFNLDEKMPEMDREMFSKLYQQKVAAADGGLHTDTLDEKNILTAFDDMMVNFDEARIPQQNRVLYITPKNNAKLKRAEALNRELNLKDPNNIQRTVYSLDDVAISVVPSDLMQTAFDFTVGSKAVDDAKQIEMFLIYNGVQIAPQKYSFVGFDAPTAGNSGNYLYYEQSYDDVLLLKTKTAGIEFVTSDKTVSKLAKPTDTNTVDEIKAYLDQEGITYEAGAVKADLLALVK, from the coding sequence ATGGCAACAGTAAATTATGCAGACGCCTACCAACAAGCAATCCAACAGGCATTCTATGACGGACATTTGTTTTCAGCACCACTGTGGAATTCACCTTCAAACGGTGCAATCAAATTCGACGGTGCTAAACACATTAAGGTACCACGATTAACGATTGATGAAGGCCGTCGGGATCGGTCACGTCGGATGATTACGCAACCTAGCGCCAACTATTCTAATGATTGGGATAGCTACGAACTAAAGAATGAACGCTACTGGTCAACCCTAGTAGACCCATCGGACGTTGATGAATCTAACATGGTAATCTCAATCGCCAATATCACTAAGCAATTCAACCTTGATGAAAAGATGCCGGAAATGGATCGTGAAATGTTCTCTAAGCTTTATCAGCAAAAGGTAGCGGCGGCTGATGGTGGCTTGCATACCGATACGCTTGATGAAAAGAATATTTTGACCGCGTTTGATGACATGATGGTCAACTTCGATGAAGCTCGGATTCCGCAACAAAACCGAGTGCTTTACATCACACCTAAGAATAACGCAAAGTTAAAGCGGGCCGAAGCACTTAACCGTGAACTTAACTTAAAGGATCCTAACAACATTCAACGGACTGTTTATAGCTTAGATGACGTGGCAATCAGCGTTGTGCCATCAGACCTGATGCAAACGGCCTTTGACTTCACAGTCGGTTCGAAAGCGGTGGACGATGCCAAACAGATTGAAATGTTCTTGATCTACAATGGTGTTCAAATTGCGCCACAAAAGTACAGTTTCGTTGGTTTTGACGCACCAACTGCCGGCAATAGCGGCAATTACCTTTACTACGAACAATCATACGATGATGTCTTACTCTTGAAGACCAAGACAGCTGGGATTGAATTTGTAACTAGCGACAAGACGGTGAGCAAGTTAGCCAAGCCGACTGATACTAATACGGTCGATGAAATTAAGGCATATCTTGACCAAGAAGGTATCACTTATGAAGCTGGTGCTGTAAAGGCTGACTTATTGGCATTAGTAAAGTAG
- a CDS encoding head-tail connector protein has translation MEELPRRPVILALLMKLNPKPADMVNYDDVMSYVLDKAIADVANYTHVAVIDLPAALDSTIMAMAQQVIDTHQLLAPSEGQSGDVDSISEGNTSVKFKSAAQVYSELQAVNTISDNFVMQLNSFRRVMR, from the coding sequence ATGGAAGAATTACCACGGCGGCCAGTCATACTGGCGCTGCTAATGAAGTTAAATCCTAAACCAGCTGATATGGTCAACTATGATGATGTGATGTCGTATGTCCTCGATAAAGCGATTGCTGATGTGGCTAATTACACTCACGTTGCTGTGATTGACTTGCCAGCGGCATTGGATAGTACGATTATGGCTATGGCACAGCAAGTTATCGATACTCATCAACTATTAGCGCCGTCCGAGGGGCAGTCGGGCGATGTTGATTCGATTAGTGAGGGTAATACGAGTGTTAAATTCAAATCGGCCGCCCAAGTTTATAGCGAGTTACAGGCCGTCAATACAATCAGCGACAATTTTGTCATGCAGCTCAATTCATTTAGGCGGGTGATGCGCTAA